From the Clostridiales bacterium FE2011 genome, one window contains:
- a CDS encoding serine/threonine-protein phosphatase has product MRKRTISNTFLRWLLLIVVLAFAMSMIFSWTLQTRLSQHSAANLLRLNIKDVRQDVIDASDANLLALTRVIAHEIDNGAPVNEVGLFSLMNWHNVAEINIINQDGIITGTTHAAFLNYDMRSGEQSAEFLCLLDSTETEHVQSYQPTTYDPSLLRKYAAVKLKQGGFVQVAYDAERFQRDIDHLVIKVARNRHVGQEGCIIIVDENWNIVSDRNHNEGQNLFVTGIWIDRDTMPEETVFRTDVYGEHCSCMYVFTEGYYLVATMPENEILLQRNTSVQLTAILEVLVFVTLFVVIFMLVRKLVVNNINRVNNSLSKITQGDLEETVDVRSNTEFSSLSDDINATVSTLKQYIAAAAARIDEELAFAKNIQQSALPSVFPPYPDRTDFSLYATMNTAKEVGGDFYDFYLLDENKLAFLVADVSGKGIPAAMFMMTGKTVIRDYAERGDLPAEVFVNANNKLCEGNDAEMFITAWMGFLETDTGLVRFVNAGHNPPVLIRNGQAAFIEQKANLTLAAMDNIKYREQTLQLEHGDILFMYTDGVTEATDADNQLYGNDRLIRTLSASFNTDMDGCREVCETVKEDLDRFVGDAPQFDDITMLCLYYK; this is encoded by the coding sequence ATGAGAAAAAGAACCATCTCAAACACCTTCCTGCGTTGGCTGCTTCTGATTGTTGTCCTGGCGTTTGCCATGTCCATGATCTTTTCCTGGACGCTGCAGACACGGCTGTCCCAGCACAGTGCGGCCAATCTGCTGCGGCTGAATATCAAAGACGTGAGGCAGGACGTTATTGACGCGTCTGACGCAAACCTGCTGGCACTGACAAGAGTCATTGCCCATGAAATTGACAACGGGGCACCGGTGAATGAAGTGGGACTTTTTTCGCTCATGAACTGGCATAATGTTGCGGAGATTAACATCATCAATCAGGACGGGATTATTACAGGAACCACACATGCCGCATTCCTGAACTATGATATGCGGAGCGGGGAACAGTCCGCTGAGTTTCTCTGCCTGCTGGACAGTACGGAAACGGAGCATGTCCAGAGTTATCAGCCAACAACCTATGATCCTTCACTGCTGCGGAAATACGCTGCGGTAAAACTGAAGCAAGGCGGCTTTGTACAGGTGGCCTACGACGCTGAACGTTTTCAGCGGGATATAGATCATCTCGTAATCAAAGTGGCCCGTAACCGTCATGTGGGGCAGGAAGGCTGCATTATCATCGTTGATGAAAACTGGAATATTGTCAGTGACCGGAATCACAATGAAGGACAGAACCTGTTTGTAACCGGGATCTGGATTGACAGGGATACCATGCCGGAGGAGACGGTTTTCCGTACGGATGTATACGGAGAACACTGCTCCTGCATGTATGTGTTTACAGAAGGATATTATCTTGTAGCAACGATGCCGGAAAACGAAATCCTGCTTCAGAGAAATACGTCTGTTCAGCTGACAGCAATCCTGGAAGTCCTGGTTTTCGTGACGCTGTTCGTTGTCATTTTCATGCTGGTCCGGAAACTGGTAGTGAACAATATCAACCGGGTGAACAACTCCCTTTCCAAGATTACCCAGGGTGATCTGGAAGAGACTGTAGACGTCCGCTCCAATACGGAGTTTTCCTCCCTGTCTGATGACATTAATGCTACGGTCAGCACCCTGAAGCAGTATATTGCCGCTGCCGCAGCCCGGATTGATGAGGAGCTGGCTTTTGCCAAGAACATTCAGCAATCCGCACTGCCCTCTGTCTTTCCGCCTTATCCGGACAGAACGGACTTCAGTCTGTATGCAACGATGAACACGGCCAAGGAAGTGGGCGGCGATTTCTATGATTTCTATCTGCTGGACGAAAACAAGCTTGCCTTCCTGGTGGCGGACGTTTCCGGAAAGGGAATTCCGGCAGCTATGTTCATGATGACCGGCAAGACGGTGATCCGGGATTACGCGGAGCGCGGAGACCTGCCGGCTGAAGTGTTTGTCAACGCCAACAACAAGTTGTGCGAAGGCAATGACGCCGAAATGTTCATTACGGCCTGGATGGGATTCCTGGAGACAGACACCGGTCTGGTCCGCTTTGTGAATGCCGGCCACAATCCGCCGGTACTGATCCGGAACGGACAGGCAGCCTTTATTGAACAGAAAGCCAACCTGACGCTGGCAGCTATGGACAACATCAAATACCGGGAGCAGACACTGCAGCTGGAACACGGGGATATCCTGTTCATGTACACAGACGGTGTGACCGAGGCAACGGACGCAGACAACCAGCTCTACGGCAATGACAGACTGATCCGGACACTGTCGGCATCCTTCAATACCGACATGGATGGATGCAGGGAAGTCTGTGAGACGGTCAAGGAAGACCTGGA
- a CDS encoding MBL fold metallo-hydrolase produces MDRKIINERISYIEATEEPLSADIGIIRCGDTEWLYDVGNDLRSLDGLDGEYNVVLSHFHQDHTGSLDKVLTGELYVSGETFRHTGRGTVVTGELTIGDLRIFQIPSSHTKGCLGLEVGNEYAFVGDALYCKAKNGYYAYNSQLLKDEIEVLKQLKAQKLLVSHFQGLVRPKDEVIAELEEIYSKREKNNPDIIVGR; encoded by the coding sequence ATGGACAGAAAAATCATTAATGAACGGATCAGTTATATAGAGGCGACGGAGGAGCCGCTGTCCGCAGATATCGGGATTATCCGGTGTGGTGATACTGAATGGCTGTATGATGTGGGAAATGATTTGAGAAGCCTGGACGGGCTGGACGGCGAGTACAATGTGGTGCTGTCCCACTTTCATCAGGATCATACCGGCAGCCTGGACAAGGTCCTGACCGGAGAACTGTATGTATCCGGAGAAACCTTCCGGCATACGGGCCGGGGAACCGTTGTGACCGGTGAACTGACTATCGGAGATCTGCGGATTTTCCAGATTCCTTCCAGCCATACGAAAGGATGCCTGGGACTGGAAGTCGGGAATGAATACGCATTTGTGGGAGACGCCCTATATTGTAAAGCGAAGAACGGATATTATGCCTATAACTCCCAGCTGCTGAAGGACGAGATTGAGGTGCTGAAGCAACTGAAAGCACAGAAGCTGCTGGTGAGCCACTTCCAGGGGCTTGTTCGTCCGAAAGACGAAGTGATCGCAGAGCTGGAAGAAATCTACAGCAAGAGAGAAAAGAACAATCCGGATATCATAGTGGGAAGATAG
- a CDS encoding GNAT family N-acetyltransferase, giving the protein MFEVLEGKNIRLRKARAEDYQSMLKHVWSDEAVYRWMLYQPTLTEEDAIERCRRSMEFQKEHYAYFVALKDTDEAIGLCAIRESAPGHYEESGICIGTAFQGKGYGKEIVELLLKLAFERLGAEDIRYGYFRENEKSKKVAEFFGFHYDYTYELTRPWDGSVKTIDSCILTREEYESKFIIQNS; this is encoded by the coding sequence ATGTTTGAGGTGTTGGAAGGGAAGAATATACGGCTGAGGAAGGCCAGGGCGGAAGATTATCAGTCCATGCTGAAGCATGTGTGGAGTGATGAAGCGGTTTACCGGTGGATGCTGTATCAGCCTACGCTGACAGAAGAAGATGCTATCGAAAGATGCCGCAGAAGCATGGAGTTTCAGAAGGAACACTATGCGTACTTCGTGGCACTGAAGGATACGGATGAAGCCATTGGACTATGCGCAATCAGGGAATCTGCTCCGGGCCATTATGAGGAGAGCGGTATCTGCATCGGTACTGCGTTCCAGGGAAAAGGCTACGGTAAAGAGATTGTTGAACTGCTGCTGAAGCTTGCTTTTGAGAGGCTGGGCGCGGAAGATATCCGGTACGGATATTTCCGTGAGAATGAAAAATCAAAAAAGGTGGCGGAATTCTTCGGATTCCATTATGATTATACGTATGAACTGACCAGACCCTGGGATGGCAGCGTAAAAACGATTGATTCATGTATTCTGACGAGGGAAGAATACGAAAGCAAATTCATAATTCAGAATTCATAA
- a CDS encoding ABC transporter ATP-binding protein gives MLKRFIAYYKPHKKLFAMDMTAALLVAVIGVVYPIITRTMLNTLIPDRNYRMIVIFGITLLALYFIKMLLNYFIQYEGHMMGVYMQARMRTDMFAHLETLPYSFYDTHETGKIMSRMTNDLFEVSELAHHGPENIIISVLSIVISFIYLSTIDIWLTLIIFACVPFLVVISISLRKKMRQAFRDTRSAVAEINASMESSISGIRVTKAFTNAEKEKEKFEIGNGKFQKARQGAYSAMGRFHSGNTFVTDVFNVVVLIAGGLFLYNGRIQFGDYSAFIVSVNMFIGPVMTLINFMEQFENGVTGFERFCEIMDAKPETDSPDAQDAGQLEGHIEFRDVSYAYDEDKNVLRHVNLNIEKGKTFALVGPSGGGKTTICHLIPHFYDVMSGEILLDGKEINSLTLESVRRNIGIVQQDIYLFNDSMKENIRYGKLDATDEEIILAAKRANIHDYIMSLPNGYDTNIGERGIRLSGGQKQRLSIARVFLKNPPILILDEATSALDNTTEILIQQALDELCKGRTTLVVAHRLSTIKNADEIAVVSDGRITEQGTHEELMEKKGTYFELYQLQFKANAQ, from the coding sequence CTGCTGAAACGGTTCATAGCCTATTACAAACCTCATAAAAAACTGTTTGCCATGGATATGACAGCCGCTCTGCTGGTAGCAGTGATCGGTGTTGTCTATCCGATTATTACCCGTACGATGCTGAACACGCTGATTCCGGACAGGAACTACCGGATGATCGTGATCTTCGGCATTACGCTGCTTGCTCTTTACTTTATCAAGATGCTGCTGAATTACTTTATCCAGTATGAAGGGCATATGATGGGCGTATATATGCAGGCACGAATGCGTACGGATATGTTTGCCCATCTGGAAACGCTGCCTTACAGCTTCTATGATACCCATGAAACCGGCAAGATCATGAGCCGGATGACGAATGACCTGTTTGAAGTCAGCGAGCTGGCACACCACGGACCGGAAAACATTATCATTTCCGTGCTGAGCATCGTGATTTCATTCATTTACCTGAGTACGATTGATATCTGGCTGACGCTGATTATCTTTGCCTGCGTACCGTTCCTGGTTGTTATCTCTATAAGCCTGCGCAAGAAAATGCGCCAGGCATTCCGGGATACCCGGTCCGCGGTTGCTGAAATTAACGCCAGTATGGAAAGCTCTATCTCCGGTATCCGGGTAACGAAGGCTTTCACCAATGCGGAGAAGGAAAAGGAAAAGTTCGAGATCGGGAACGGGAAGTTCCAGAAAGCCCGGCAGGGCGCCTACAGCGCAATGGGACGTTTCCACAGCGGCAATACCTTTGTGACGGACGTGTTCAACGTGGTGGTGCTGATTGCCGGCGGCCTGTTCCTGTATAACGGCCGGATCCAGTTCGGTGACTATTCCGCTTTCATTGTTTCCGTGAATATGTTTATCGGCCCGGTGATGACGCTGATCAACTTCATGGAGCAGTTCGAAAACGGCGTAACGGGCTTCGAACGGTTCTGTGAGATCATGGATGCAAAGCCGGAAACGGACAGCCCGGACGCGCAGGACGCGGGGCAGCTGGAAGGACATATCGAGTTCAGGGATGTCAGCTATGCCTATGATGAGGACAAGAACGTACTGCGGCATGTGAACCTGAACATAGAGAAAGGCAAAACATTTGCCCTGGTTGGCCCCTCCGGCGGCGGCAAGACCACAATCTGCCACCTGATCCCGCACTTCTATGACGTGATGAGCGGCGAGATCCTGCTGGACGGTAAGGAGATCAACAGCCTGACGCTGGAAAGCGTGCGGCGGAATATCGGCATCGTGCAGCAGGATATCTACCTGTTCAACGACAGCATGAAGGAGAACATCCGCTACGGCAAGCTGGACGCAACGGACGAGGAAATCATCCTGGCAGCAAAGCGGGCCAATATCCACGACTATATCATGAGCCTGCCTAACGGCTATGATACGAACATCGGCGAGCGGGGCATCCGCCTCTCCGGCGGACAGAAACAGCGGCTGTCCATTGCCCGGGTGTTCCTGAAAAATCCGCCGATCCTGATCCTGGACGAGGCGACCAGCGCGCTGGACAATACCACGGAAATCCTGATCCAGCAGGCACTGGATGAGCTGTGCAAAGGCAGAACCACATTGGTGGTGGCTCACAGGCTGAGCACGATCAAAAACGCGGACGAGATCGCTGTGGTAAGCGATGGACGGATCACGGAGCAGGGAACCCATGAAGAGCTGATGGAGAAAAAGGGGACGTACTTTGAACTGTATCAGTTACAGTTTAAGGCGAATGCACAGTGA
- a CDS encoding formate/nitrite transporter family protein, producing the protein MKTTLNRSAAAGVLICMGCIVNLKVGGGIPGAVLFSAGLWFVVNFDAELFTGRVARNDYDPLQKLIMLVMNVIGAGVCGILASLCLPEIREAAQKIVTGYQDPLKVIWQSVMCGMCMYLATTQPKNKDISRLPFVVYGVALFILSSYAHSIALAGYAAIAQGIAWWVIPLAAAGNAGGSYLIKFLLMQKTKSDN; encoded by the coding sequence ATGAAGACTACACTGAACCGGTCCGCGGCGGCGGGCGTCCTGATCTGTATGGGCTGTATTGTTAACCTTAAGGTAGGCGGCGGCATTCCGGGAGCAGTGCTCTTCAGTGCCGGACTCTGGTTTGTGGTGAACTTTGACGCGGAACTGTTTACCGGACGGGTAGCACGGAATGACTACGATCCCCTGCAGAAACTGATCATGCTGGTGATGAATGTGATCGGCGCAGGCGTATGCGGCATTCTGGCTTCGCTGTGCCTGCCGGAAATCCGGGAAGCGGCACAGAAAATCGTGACAGGCTACCAGGATCCGCTGAAGGTGATCTGGCAGTCCGTGATGTGCGGCATGTGCATGTATCTGGCCACTACCCAGCCGAAGAACAAGGATATCAGCCGGCTGCCCTTTGTTGTATACGGCGTGGCGCTGTTCATCCTTTCTTCCTATGCTCACTCCATTGCCCTGGCGGGCTACGCGGCCATCGCGCAGGGGATTGCCTGGTGGGTGATTCCGCTGGCAGCGGCGGGGAACGCGGGGGGAAGTTATCTGATTAAGTTTTTGCTTATGCAGAAAACTAAATCAGATAACTGA
- a CDS encoding methyltransferase domain-containing protein has translation MDYSTKISERMWNLPDKGELESEREQTFIDDIVQKAHIERELLSHLDGIQTVFDGGAGCGRFSILLARQGLQVTHFDISQAMIDKARELAEKAGVLDHITFVKGALEDLSAYTDRSFDLVMSFDAPISYTWPNQEQTIRELVRIAKKRIMFSVSSRLGALPYLANPLQKNQFILDKNSSDSWVQWCLNSRQQMIDGFTFREKNLLKTLDTGLLCDVEETKEAYDRGETPWCITYHFMPDELKQILENCGVKDVTLAGPGAFARTIPNEILVKIMNDPEQKKDFLDFCHLYDSNPYVCGMGKDNLFARGEIG, from the coding sequence ATGGATTACAGCACAAAGATTTCCGAACGGATGTGGAACCTCCCGGACAAGGGAGAACTGGAATCGGAACGGGAGCAGACCTTCATCGACGATATCGTGCAGAAGGCGCATATCGAGCGGGAGCTGCTCAGCCACCTGGACGGCATTCAGACCGTCTTTGACGGCGGTGCCGGCTGCGGCCGCTTCTCGATCCTGCTGGCCCGTCAGGGACTGCAGGTAACCCACTTCGACATCTCCCAGGCCATGATCGACAAAGCCCGGGAGCTGGCAGAAAAAGCAGGCGTCCTCGACCACATCACCTTTGTCAAAGGTGCCCTGGAAGATCTCTCTGCCTATACAGACCGGAGTTTTGACCTGGTCATGTCCTTTGACGCACCCATTTCCTATACCTGGCCCAATCAGGAGCAGACAATCCGGGAGCTGGTGCGTATCGCGAAAAAGCGGATCATGTTCAGCGTCTCAAGCCGTCTTGGTGCCTTGCCCTATCTGGCCAATCCCCTGCAGAAAAATCAGTTCATCCTGGATAAAAACAGCTCCGACAGCTGGGTTCAGTGGTGCCTGAACAGCCGACAGCAGATGATCGACGGCTTCACCTTCCGGGAAAAGAACCTGCTGAAGACGCTGGATACCGGTCTCCTGTGCGATGTGGAAGAAACCAAAGAAGCTTACGACCGGGGTGAGACGCCCTGGTGCATCACCTATCACTTTATGCCAGATGAACTGAAGCAGATTCTGGAAAACTGCGGCGTGAAGGATGTTACGCTGGCGGGCCCCGGAGCTTTTGCCAGGACAATTCCCAATGAAATCCTGGTGAAAATCATGAACGACCCGGAACAGAAGAAAGATTTCCTGGATTTCTGTCACCTCTATGACAGCAATCCTTATGTCTGCGGCATGGGAAAGGATAACCTCTTTGCCCGCGGGGAAATCGGATAA
- a CDS encoding response regulator transcription factor: MEYRILIVEDEQGIADAVCAAMSRWGLKAEAVTDFRRVMEDFDRVKPHLVLLDISLPFMNGYHWCTEIRKASSVPVIFVSSASDNMNIIMAMNMGADDFIAKPFDPDVLVAKVQALLRRSYDFAGSAPVLEHQGIVLNTGDNSLTCKGQKLDLSRNEYRILLTLMQNKGKIVSREKLMDALWQTDSFVDENTLTVNVGRLRKKLEAAGVSDFITTKFGEGYLVG; encoded by the coding sequence ATGGAATATCGTATTCTCATCGTGGAGGACGAGCAGGGCATTGCCGACGCCGTCTGCGCCGCCATGTCCCGCTGGGGTCTTAAGGCCGAGGCAGTCACGGACTTCCGCCGTGTTATGGAGGACTTTGACCGGGTTAAGCCGCACCTGGTGCTGCTGGATATCTCCCTGCCCTTCATGAACGGCTATCACTGGTGTACAGAGATCCGTAAAGCATCCTCTGTGCCGGTGATCTTCGTTTCCTCCGCTTCTGATAATATGAACATCATCATGGCCATGAACATGGGCGCGGATGATTTCATTGCCAAACCCTTCGATCCGGATGTCCTTGTGGCAAAGGTACAGGCCCTGCTCCGCCGGTCCTACGACTTTGCCGGTTCCGCTCCTGTGCTGGAGCACCAGGGCATCGTCCTGAACACCGGAGACAACAGTCTCACCTGTAAAGGGCAGAAGCTGGATCTGTCCCGGAACGAATACCGGATTCTGCTCACCCTTATGCAGAACAAGGGGAAGATCGTCAGCAGGGAAAAGCTGATGGATGCCCTCTGGCAAACAGACTCCTTTGTGGATGAAAACACCCTCACGGTCAATGTGGGCCGTCTGCGCAAAAAGCTGGAAGCCGCCGGCGTGAGTGATTTTATTACTACCAAATTCGGTGAAGGTTATCTGGTGGGGTAA
- a CDS encoding sensor histidine kinase, protein MKLFLQYLRSKAAILLLFACFAGIMAFSFTLYHLPTEAVLYPAALCAVLGLIALIIDYVRTLHMHKLISAIREMDTDLPEVRNVEAADYREIVRLLRERNREAHTRAATDMNAMMDYYTLWAHQIKTPIASMRLRLQQEDTAQARVLLADLGRIERYVSMVLTYLRLEGSSTDYVIRETDLDSILRPVFKQFAGEFISRKLKLDYTPINIKVLTDEKWLSFVVEQLLSNALKYTPKGSVSVYLEDPAVLCIRDTGIGIAPEDLPRVFERSYTGLTGRADKCASGLGLSLCKRVCDNLGHGITIESVPDQGTTVRVDLGSRKLNIE, encoded by the coding sequence ATGAAACTGTTCTTACAATATCTGAGGAGCAAAGCCGCCATCCTGTTGCTGTTCGCTTGCTTTGCAGGCATCATGGCTTTCTCTTTTACCCTCTATCACCTGCCGACAGAGGCGGTACTCTACCCTGCCGCGCTGTGTGCGGTTCTGGGGCTGATTGCGCTGATCATTGATTATGTCCGGACCCTGCACATGCATAAGCTGATCTCCGCCATCCGGGAGATGGATACGGACCTTCCGGAAGTCCGGAATGTGGAAGCCGCGGACTACCGTGAAATCGTCCGTCTCCTTCGGGAGCGCAACCGGGAAGCCCATACCCGTGCCGCAACGGATATGAACGCCATGATGGACTATTACACCCTCTGGGCACACCAGATCAAAACGCCCATTGCTTCCATGCGCCTTCGCCTGCAGCAGGAGGATACTGCCCAGGCCCGCGTCCTGCTGGCCGATCTCGGCCGTATTGAGCGATATGTTTCCATGGTGCTCACCTATCTGCGGCTGGAAGGCAGCAGTACGGATTACGTAATCCGTGAAACAGATCTGGACAGCATCCTGCGCCCGGTCTTCAAGCAGTTTGCCGGGGAATTCATCAGCCGGAAGCTGAAGCTGGATTATACCCCCATAAACATTAAAGTGCTTACGGATGAAAAGTGGCTCTCCTTTGTGGTGGAGCAGCTCCTTTCCAATGCCCTCAAATACACGCCGAAAGGCTCCGTATCTGTATATCTGGAGGATCCTGCCGTTCTGTGCATCCGTGATACCGGCATCGGTATTGCCCCGGAAGATCTGCCCCGCGTTTTTGAGCGCAGCTATACAGGTCTCACCGGCCGGGCAGATAAGTGTGCCAGCGGCCTGGGACTGAGCCTTTGCAAGCGTGTATGCGACAATCTGGGACATGGCATAACCATTGAATCCGTACCGGATCAGGGCACAACCGTACGGGTGGATCTGGGCTCCCGGAAACTGAATATTGAGTAA
- a CDS encoding ABC transporter ATP-binding protein, protein MSLLEVKGLKKVYKTRFGGQSVEALKNVNFSVEEGEYVAIMGESGSGKTTLLNILAALDQATAGTVLLEGKDFSRIKENEVASFRRDNLGFVFQEFNLLDTFTLEDNIYLPLVLAGKDYQEMRATLMPIAVSLGIEDLLKKYPYEVSGGQKQRAAVARALITQPKMILADEPTGALDSKSSDELLRLFADVNRMGQTILMVTHSARAASRAGRVLFIRDGEVFHQLYRGEESDDMFYQKIVDTLTLLAQGGERA, encoded by the coding sequence ATGAGTCTGCTCGAAGTCAAAGGACTGAAGAAAGTTTATAAAACACGGTTCGGCGGTCAGTCCGTCGAAGCGCTGAAGAATGTTAATTTTTCCGTAGAGGAAGGCGAATACGTTGCCATCATGGGTGAAAGCGGATCCGGTAAAACCACCCTGCTGAACATCCTGGCCGCGCTGGACCAGGCCACTGCCGGCACCGTCCTGCTGGAGGGCAAGGATTTCTCCAGGATTAAGGAGAATGAAGTGGCTTCCTTCCGCCGTGACAACCTGGGCTTTGTATTCCAGGAATTCAACCTGCTGGACACCTTCACCCTGGAAGATAATATCTACCTGCCCCTGGTGCTGGCCGGTAAAGACTATCAGGAAATGAGGGCTACCCTTATGCCCATTGCGGTTTCCCTGGGGATTGAAGACCTGCTGAAAAAGTATCCCTATGAAGTCTCCGGCGGTCAGAAACAGCGTGCGGCCGTTGCCCGCGCCCTGATCACACAGCCTAAAATGATCCTCGCCGATGAGCCCACCGGCGCCCTGGATTCCAAATCCTCTGACGAACTGCTCCGCCTTTTCGCGGATGTCAACCGTATGGGCCAAACCATCCTCATGGTTACTCACTCTGCCCGTGCCGCCAGCCGTGCCGGCCGTGTGCTCTTCATCCGTGACGGTGAAGTGTTCCATCAGCTGTACCGCGGTGAGGAATCCGATGATATGTTCTATCAGAAGATTGTTGACACGCTGACCCTGCTGGCCCAGGGAGGTGAGCGGGCGTGA
- a CDS encoding FtsX-like permease family protein: MKTFFYPRLAWDGLRKNRQLSRPYLLTCICMVAVFYILSYLNSPMALALIVKGASVVRDIMNLGRYVILVFSLIFLYYTYSFLLRRRSHEFGLYNVLGMGKRNLVRIIAWENVITFAIAITCGLFLGILLSKLAELGLVNLLGGTIDFVFRVHAASIWQTLLFYALIFGLLMFSAVIRTARANAVSLMKSENAGEKPPKGNWLFAILGMLILGGAYYIAISVSNPVTAILLFFIAVVMVIIATYLLMVTGSVKMCRILQSNKGYYYKAKHFVSVSSMAFRMKRNGAGLASICIIATMILVMLSTTTCMWFGAEDSLKKNYPREINFSVNLNDPEKLMDGTPDQAASAILDVLQKNDITPKNIQEERFISLSGVQADGFIQCDYETASLGADFNNLREIYLVSPDSIETSDNNPLDLAADEIVLITDGMDYTDDTLTLAMGNKTRSWKIRHYERKDTGGTTSGMGFPTMTVAVADLTTAIEGLEKEKDVSGRQIQSMWKYNFDTGLSDEENTDLKMILHYDVRQRLHDLFTDDSTRWISIDSRAEGSADFYGTYGSLFFIGILLSIVFVCAAVLIIYYKQISEGYEDAKRFDIMQKVGMTKKEIRSSISSQLLTVFALPLAFAGLHLIFAFPMIRKMLAILSLTDVALFMRTTLISFVVFGIFYAIVYRLTSRVYYRIVSGLSQND, from the coding sequence GTGAAGACCTTCTTCTATCCCCGCCTGGCATGGGATGGTCTGCGTAAAAACCGTCAGCTTTCACGACCTTACCTGCTGACCTGCATCTGCATGGTGGCTGTATTCTATATTCTCAGCTACCTGAATTCCCCCATGGCGCTTGCACTTATTGTAAAAGGCGCCAGCGTCGTGCGTGATATCATGAATCTGGGCCGGTATGTCATCCTGGTCTTTTCCCTGATTTTCCTGTACTATACCTACTCATTCCTGCTTCGCCGCCGTTCCCATGAATTTGGTCTTTACAACGTGCTGGGTATGGGCAAACGGAATCTGGTTCGTATCATCGCCTGGGAAAATGTCATCACCTTTGCTATCGCGATAACCTGCGGCCTGTTCCTGGGCATTCTCCTTTCCAAGCTGGCAGAGCTGGGACTGGTCAACCTGCTGGGCGGTACAATCGACTTTGTTTTCCGTGTCCATGCCGCCTCCATCTGGCAGACCCTCCTGTTCTATGCCCTCATCTTTGGCCTGCTCATGTTCTCCGCAGTCATCCGCACCGCCCGTGCCAATGCTGTTTCCCTGATGAAGTCTGAGAATGCCGGTGAAAAGCCCCCGAAAGGCAACTGGCTGTTCGCCATCCTGGGCATGCTTATTCTTGGCGGTGCCTACTATATCGCCATTTCCGTCAGCAACCCGGTTACAGCTATCCTGTTGTTCTTCATTGCTGTAGTGATGGTTATCATTGCAACCTATCTTCTCATGGTCACCGGTAGTGTAAAGATGTGCCGTATCCTGCAGTCAAACAAAGGCTACTATTATAAAGCAAAGCACTTCGTTTCCGTTTCCTCCATGGCCTTCCGTATGAAACGGAACGGTGCCGGTCTGGCTTCCATCTGCATCATCGCCACGATGATTCTGGTCATGCTTTCCACCACCACCTGTATGTGGTTCGGTGCAGAGGATTCCCTGAAAAAAAACTATCCCCGTGAGATTAACTTCTCCGTTAACCTGAACGATCCCGAAAAGCTGATGGACGGCACTCCGGACCAGGCCGCTTCTGCGATCCTGGACGTCCTGCAGAAAAACGACATTACCCCGAAGAATATCCAGGAAGAGCGGTTCATCAGCCTTAGCGGTGTCCAGGCCGACGGTTTCATCCAGTGTGATTATGAAACAGCCAGCCTGGGAGCAGATTTCAACAATCTGCGGGAAATCTACCTGGTTTCTCCCGATTCCATTGAAACTTCGGACAATAACCCTCTGGATCTCGCCGCTGATGAGATCGTGCTGATCACCGACGGCATGGATTATACCGATGATACCCTGACCCTGGCCATGGGCAATAAGACACGCAGCTGGAAAATCCGGCATTATGAACGGAAAGATACCGGCGGCACCACTTCCGGTATGGGTTTCCCGACCATGACCGTCGCCGTTGCTGACCTGACCACTGCCATCGAAGGCCTGGAAAAAGAAAAGGATGTGTCCGGCCGGCAAATCCAGTCCATGTGGAAATACAACTTTGACACTGGTCTGTCCGACGAGGAGAACACCGACCTGAAAATGATCCTGCATTATGACGTCAGGCAAAGACTCCATGACCTCTTCACGGATGATTCCACCAGATGGATCTCCATAGATTCCCGTGCTGAAGGTTCCGCAGATTTCTACGGCACGTATGGCAGTCTCTTCTTCATCGGCATCCTGCTGAGCATCGTCTTCGTCTGCGCTGCTGTGCTGATTATCTACTATAAGCAGATCTCTGAAGGATACGAGGATGCCAAGCGCTTCGATATCATGCAGAAAGTTGGTATGACGAAGAAGGAAATCCGTTCCAGCATCAGCTCTCAGTTGCTGACGGTCTTCGCCCTTCCGCTGGCTTTCGCCGGTCTGCACCTGATCTTTGCTTTCCCGATGATCCGGAAAATGCTTGCTATCCTCAGCCTGACAGACGTCGCGCTCTTCATGCGCACAACGCTCATTAGCTTCGTGGTATTCGGCATCTTCTATGCGATCGTCTACCGCCTGACTTCACGAGTCTACTATCGCATTGTCAGCGGACTCAGTCAGAACGACTAA